The following proteins come from a genomic window of Miscanthus floridulus cultivar M001 chromosome 2, ASM1932011v1, whole genome shotgun sequence:
- the LOC136539560 gene encoding uncharacterized protein isoform X1, producing the protein MPASARTNLNFGCPRRSTRFKNIHTIYDECSDRDPSTFKRIKTEVIDSELSVGSVSDMDSEQDCHDVSLKDLRTQCKAKNRKTSKITLEGCGIKNQAKTEDDIDLDKPLTALKQKRPKTSPAKANIKMDALRSSPFAAKEEDTTSQRDEILSSAKSSLLKATMQDPVLEKLGRRVAELEQSKIVIDCTEEIVGERMCCAEVNNTAGALVSCAKPDVLCEIKTEDTNYSEFVTSICSIKNPEHSSFELQQKLMEGDDRVPQSCFMTQPAQLADVSDHSCEQTCSFKENNFDDITAAKATEVVSSLGLIDEVSNHQKTSESITNSDMGKSSTANGFVACSFSQSCHDRIDNDEDWNLFAHGNEPVKILEELSPIDESSTDTQSDLCGSTEMNCTSLEGLARMQAEGQLDSIVCCGVRPKHMLLDMEIGDTATGTFTFDKTIDLAHPANFVSQEGRLESIVYDVLNNNAQRTASKNKSSVGPPDTTVIQSSLIDFTDNCPEDKKASDDNISPPNNVDWPYKLNSTIGYDICRSINNDEGSAEELVPQHQLYQSCSDKFNLSSVMPEISNAEESKKLSAGDQNSSATSLETDGRIQKPEFFVDEESIEEHAPKVLLSKRKIMSPTSQEKLCSALTGIDLCDGVQRLKSKIIIEDCGRTPISLPQPAHMQDRSMFCTDRRLKGRTSVSPTSKGVLKSTGSPPHQQTTCSCMRSSPVVLDTEKAVEFSQRQMHDMENIAAKLIRSLKHMKSIVDESLSTEAYSLLPNFNIAEIRAASEDALEVERTTRKWLSIMNKDCSRFCKILSLAKKNAVSHPEAPRKQRKITFADEAGGMLCHVKVFKDGQASLLSECHSDL; encoded by the exons ATGCCTGCTTCTGCTCGCACAAATCTTAATTTTGGTTGTCCTAGAAGATCTACAAGGTTCAAGAATATTCACACAATTTATGATGAATGTTCTGACAGGGATCCTTCTACTTTTAAGAGGATCAAAACTGAAGTCATTGATTCTGAACTAAGTGTTGGTTCTGTCAGTGACATGGATAGCGAACAAGATTGTCACGATGTATCTCTCAAGGATCTCAGAACTCAGTGTAAAGCTAAGAATCGGAAGACTTCAAAAATCACATTGGAAGGATGTGGCATTAAGAATCAGGCTAAAACAGAAGATGACATTGATCTTGATAAGCCTCTTACTGCATTGAAACAGAAGAGGCCAAAAACATCTCCTGCTAAAGCAAATATAAAGATGGATGCACTAAGATCTTCTCCATTTGCTGCGAAAGAGGAAGATACAACATCACAGAGAGACGAGATTCTTAGTTCTGCAAAGAGCTCCCTGCTCAAAGCAACAATGCAAGACCCAGTATTAGAGAAGCTTGGAAGGAGAGTTGCAGAACTGGAGCAGTCTAAAATTGTTATTG ATTGTACTGAAGAAATAGTTGGTGAGCGAATGTGTTGTGCTGAAGTGAACAATACAGCTGGAGCTCTAGTGAGCTGTGCAAAACCTGATGTACTTTGTGAAATaaaaactgaagatacaaattaCTCTGAATTTGTAACTTCTATTTGTTCCATAAAGAATCCTGAGCATTCATCCTTTGAGCTGCAACAAAAGCTGATGGAGGGTGATGACCGTGTGCCTCAATCTTGTTTCATGACCCAACCAGCTCAATTAGCCGATGTTTCTGATCATTCCTGCGAACAAACCTGCAGTTTCAAAGAAAACAATTTTGATGACATTACAGCTGCAAAGGCAACAGAGGTTGTTTCTTCGTTGGGTCTCATTGATGAAGTGAGCAATCATCAGAAAACATCTGAAAGTATAACTAATTCAGATATGGGTAAGTCTTCTACTGCAAATGGATTTGTGGCTTGTTCTTTCAGTCAGTCCTGCCATGATCGTATAGATAACGATGAGGACTGGAATTTATTTGCTCATGGGAATGAACCTGTAAAGATTTTGGAAGAGTTGTCTCCTATTGATGAGTCTAGCACAGATACTCAATCTGATTTATGTGGAAGCACAGAAATGAACTGCACTTCACTTGAGGGGCTTGCGCGGATGCAGGCTGAGGGCCAATTGGATTCAATAGTCTGCTGTGGTGTAAGACCAAAGCATATGTTACTAGATATGGAAATTGGAGATACAGCCACTGGTACATTCACCTTTGACAAGACTATTGACTTGGCTCATCCAGCCAATTTTGTTTCACAGGAGGGAAGGCTAGAAAGTATAGTATATGATGTTTTGAATAATAATGCACAAAGGACGGCCTCTAAAAATAAATCTTCTGTTGGACCCCCAGATACTACTGTGATTCAGAGCTCACTTATTGACTTCACTGACAACTGTCCTGAAGACAAAAAGGCTTCAGATGATAATATTTCACCTCCGAATAATGTGGACTGGCCTTATAAGTTAAATTCTACAATAGGCTATGACATTTGTAGATCTATTAATAATGATGAAGGATCAGCAGAAGAATTAGTGCCTCAACATCAGTTATACCAGTCGTGTAGTGATAAGTTCAACCTTAGCAGTGTCATGCCAGAGATCTCTAATGCTGAAGAATCAAAAAAATTATCTGCTGGAGATCAAAATTCTTCTGCTACCTCTCTGGAAACTGATGGGCGAATTCAAAAGCCAGAATTTTTTGTGGATGAAGAATCAATTGAAGAACATGCTCCAAAAGTATTACTGTCCAAGAGAAAG ATTATGTCACCGACGTCCCAGGAGAAGCTTTGCAGTGCTCTGACTGGTATTGATTTGTGTGATGGAGTCCAAAGATTGA AGAGCAAAATCATTATTGAAGATTGTGGCAGAACTCCAATATCATTGCCTCAGCCAGCACACATGCAAGACAGATCAATGTTCTGCACAGACAGGAGACTTAAGGGCAGGACTTCTGTCTCCCCTACAAGCAAAGGAGTTCTGAAGTCAACAGGATCCCCACCCCATCAACAGACAACTTGTTCTTGCATGAGAAGTTCACCAGTGGTCCTAGACACTGAGAAAGCTGTTGAGTTTTCACAAAGGCAGATGCATGATATGGAAAATATAGCTGCAAAGCTTATCAGGAGCTTGAAGCACATGAAAAGTATAGTGGACGAAAGTTTGTCAACAGAAGCATATTCTTTACTTCCTAACTTTAACATTGCCGAG ATCAGAGCAGCCTCTGAGGATGCATTAGAAGTGGAGAGGACTACGAGAAAATGGCTGTCGATAATGAACAAAGACTGCAGTCGCTTTTGTAAAATATTG AGCCTAGCAAAGAAGAATGCTGTTTCTCATCCTGAAGCACCAAGGAAACAAAGAAAAATAACGTTTGCAGATGAAGCTGGAGGAATGCTCTGTCATGTTAAGGTTTTTAAGGATGGACAAGCCTCTCTTCTTTCTGAATGCCATAGTGATTTATAG
- the LOC136529085 gene encoding deSI-like protein sdu1 isoform X1 — MVEIWHLLWQILRGTRLLGPGRARDSALARLPGADFLASWIPVPFMMLGSKKERNLSMRFQSGQKSSGNFRLFSKVQSASPPPGNTLVYLNVYDLTPVNGYVYWAGLGVFHSGIEVHGVEYAFGAHDYSVSGVFEVEPRQCPGFKFRKSICMGTTCLDPLQIREFMEIQLVNYNGDTYHLISKNCNHFCEDICKRLTGNLIPKWVNRLARMGAVCNCILPEPLKINAARHDPGCQAEDIERKMLTGSFSCFSSISLCQRHFSTSSLSRGSPTEGTSWDTKQSNSTRLKKS; from the exons ATGGTGGAAATTTGGCACCTCCTGTGGCAGATCTTACGGGGGACGCGCCTTCTCGGTCCGGGCCGCGCTCGCGATTCGGCGCTCGCCCGCTTGCCGGGCGCCGATTTCTTGGCTTCTTGGATTCCCGTTCCCT TTATGATGTTGGGCTCAAAGAAGGAAAGGAATCTCAGCATGCGCTTTCAATCAGGCCAGAAATCTTCTGGTAATTTTCGTTTGTTTTCAAAAGTCCAATCTGCCAGCCCACCACCAGGGAATACGCTGGTTTATCTGAATGTGTATGATTTGACACCAGTAAACGGCTATGTTTACTGGGCTGGTCTAGGGGTATTTCATTCTGGCATTGAAG TTCATGGTGTGGAGTATGCATTTGGAGCACATGACTATTCGGTCAGTGGAGTTTTTGAGGTGGAACCTCGGCAGTGTCCTggtttcaaatttaggaaatcaATATGCATGGGAACTACTTGCCTGGATCCTCTCCAAATCAGAGAGTTCATGGAGATTCAGTTAGTAAATTACAATGGGGATACCTACCATTTGATAAGTAAAAACTGCAACCATTTCTGTGAGGATATCTGCAAAAGGTTGACAGGAAATTTAATTCCAAAATGGGTTAATCGTCTTGCTAGAATGG GTGCTGTTTGCAACTGCATTCTACCAGAGCCCCTGAAGATCAATGCAGCCCGTCATGACCCAGGTTGTCAAGCTGAAGATATTGAGAGAAAAATGCTGACAGGTTCCTTCAGttgcttctcttcaatctctctATGCCAAAGACATTTCTCAACGTCTTCGCTCTCCCGAGGTTCCCCCACGGAAGGCACTTCTTGGGATACCAAACAGTCAAATTCTACCCGATTGAAAAAGAGCTGA
- the LOC136539560 gene encoding uncharacterized protein isoform X2: MPASARTNLNFGCPRRSTSDMDSEQDCHDVSLKDLRTQCKAKNRKTSKITLEGCGIKNQAKTEDDIDLDKPLTALKQKRPKTSPAKANIKMDALRSSPFAAKEEDTTSQRDEILSSAKSSLLKATMQDPVLEKLGRRVAELEQSKIVIDCTEEIVGERMCCAEVNNTAGALVSCAKPDVLCEIKTEDTNYSEFVTSICSIKNPEHSSFELQQKLMEGDDRVPQSCFMTQPAQLADVSDHSCEQTCSFKENNFDDITAAKATEVVSSLGLIDEVSNHQKTSESITNSDMGKSSTANGFVACSFSQSCHDRIDNDEDWNLFAHGNEPVKILEELSPIDESSTDTQSDLCGSTEMNCTSLEGLARMQAEGQLDSIVCCGVRPKHMLLDMEIGDTATGTFTFDKTIDLAHPANFVSQEGRLESIVYDVLNNNAQRTASKNKSSVGPPDTTVIQSSLIDFTDNCPEDKKASDDNISPPNNVDWPYKLNSTIGYDICRSINNDEGSAEELVPQHQLYQSCSDKFNLSSVMPEISNAEESKKLSAGDQNSSATSLETDGRIQKPEFFVDEESIEEHAPKVLLSKRKIMSPTSQEKLCSALTGIDLCDGVQRLKSKIIIEDCGRTPISLPQPAHMQDRSMFCTDRRLKGRTSVSPTSKGVLKSTGSPPHQQTTCSCMRSSPVVLDTEKAVEFSQRQMHDMENIAAKLIRSLKHMKSIVDESLSTEAYSLLPNFNIAEIRAASEDALEVERTTRKWLSIMNKDCSRFCKILSLAKKNAVSHPEAPRKQRKITFADEAGGMLCHVKVFKDGQASLLSECHSDL, translated from the exons ATGCCTGCTTCTGCTCGCACAAATCTTAATTTTGGTTGTCCTAGAAGATCTACAAG TGACATGGATAGCGAACAAGATTGTCACGATGTATCTCTCAAGGATCTCAGAACTCAGTGTAAAGCTAAGAATCGGAAGACTTCAAAAATCACATTGGAAGGATGTGGCATTAAGAATCAGGCTAAAACAGAAGATGACATTGATCTTGATAAGCCTCTTACTGCATTGAAACAGAAGAGGCCAAAAACATCTCCTGCTAAAGCAAATATAAAGATGGATGCACTAAGATCTTCTCCATTTGCTGCGAAAGAGGAAGATACAACATCACAGAGAGACGAGATTCTTAGTTCTGCAAAGAGCTCCCTGCTCAAAGCAACAATGCAAGACCCAGTATTAGAGAAGCTTGGAAGGAGAGTTGCAGAACTGGAGCAGTCTAAAATTGTTATTG ATTGTACTGAAGAAATAGTTGGTGAGCGAATGTGTTGTGCTGAAGTGAACAATACAGCTGGAGCTCTAGTGAGCTGTGCAAAACCTGATGTACTTTGTGAAATaaaaactgaagatacaaattaCTCTGAATTTGTAACTTCTATTTGTTCCATAAAGAATCCTGAGCATTCATCCTTTGAGCTGCAACAAAAGCTGATGGAGGGTGATGACCGTGTGCCTCAATCTTGTTTCATGACCCAACCAGCTCAATTAGCCGATGTTTCTGATCATTCCTGCGAACAAACCTGCAGTTTCAAAGAAAACAATTTTGATGACATTACAGCTGCAAAGGCAACAGAGGTTGTTTCTTCGTTGGGTCTCATTGATGAAGTGAGCAATCATCAGAAAACATCTGAAAGTATAACTAATTCAGATATGGGTAAGTCTTCTACTGCAAATGGATTTGTGGCTTGTTCTTTCAGTCAGTCCTGCCATGATCGTATAGATAACGATGAGGACTGGAATTTATTTGCTCATGGGAATGAACCTGTAAAGATTTTGGAAGAGTTGTCTCCTATTGATGAGTCTAGCACAGATACTCAATCTGATTTATGTGGAAGCACAGAAATGAACTGCACTTCACTTGAGGGGCTTGCGCGGATGCAGGCTGAGGGCCAATTGGATTCAATAGTCTGCTGTGGTGTAAGACCAAAGCATATGTTACTAGATATGGAAATTGGAGATACAGCCACTGGTACATTCACCTTTGACAAGACTATTGACTTGGCTCATCCAGCCAATTTTGTTTCACAGGAGGGAAGGCTAGAAAGTATAGTATATGATGTTTTGAATAATAATGCACAAAGGACGGCCTCTAAAAATAAATCTTCTGTTGGACCCCCAGATACTACTGTGATTCAGAGCTCACTTATTGACTTCACTGACAACTGTCCTGAAGACAAAAAGGCTTCAGATGATAATATTTCACCTCCGAATAATGTGGACTGGCCTTATAAGTTAAATTCTACAATAGGCTATGACATTTGTAGATCTATTAATAATGATGAAGGATCAGCAGAAGAATTAGTGCCTCAACATCAGTTATACCAGTCGTGTAGTGATAAGTTCAACCTTAGCAGTGTCATGCCAGAGATCTCTAATGCTGAAGAATCAAAAAAATTATCTGCTGGAGATCAAAATTCTTCTGCTACCTCTCTGGAAACTGATGGGCGAATTCAAAAGCCAGAATTTTTTGTGGATGAAGAATCAATTGAAGAACATGCTCCAAAAGTATTACTGTCCAAGAGAAAG ATTATGTCACCGACGTCCCAGGAGAAGCTTTGCAGTGCTCTGACTGGTATTGATTTGTGTGATGGAGTCCAAAGATTGA AGAGCAAAATCATTATTGAAGATTGTGGCAGAACTCCAATATCATTGCCTCAGCCAGCACACATGCAAGACAGATCAATGTTCTGCACAGACAGGAGACTTAAGGGCAGGACTTCTGTCTCCCCTACAAGCAAAGGAGTTCTGAAGTCAACAGGATCCCCACCCCATCAACAGACAACTTGTTCTTGCATGAGAAGTTCACCAGTGGTCCTAGACACTGAGAAAGCTGTTGAGTTTTCACAAAGGCAGATGCATGATATGGAAAATATAGCTGCAAAGCTTATCAGGAGCTTGAAGCACATGAAAAGTATAGTGGACGAAAGTTTGTCAACAGAAGCATATTCTTTACTTCCTAACTTTAACATTGCCGAG ATCAGAGCAGCCTCTGAGGATGCATTAGAAGTGGAGAGGACTACGAGAAAATGGCTGTCGATAATGAACAAAGACTGCAGTCGCTTTTGTAAAATATTG AGCCTAGCAAAGAAGAATGCTGTTTCTCATCCTGAAGCACCAAGGAAACAAAGAAAAATAACGTTTGCAGATGAAGCTGGAGGAATGCTCTGTCATGTTAAGGTTTTTAAGGATGGACAAGCCTCTCTTCTTTCTGAATGCCATAGTGATTTATAG
- the LOC136539560 gene encoding uncharacterized protein isoform X3, translating to MDSEQDCHDVSLKDLRTQCKAKNRKTSKITLEGCGIKNQAKTEDDIDLDKPLTALKQKRPKTSPAKANIKMDALRSSPFAAKEEDTTSQRDEILSSAKSSLLKATMQDPVLEKLGRRVAELEQSKIVIDCTEEIVGERMCCAEVNNTAGALVSCAKPDVLCEIKTEDTNYSEFVTSICSIKNPEHSSFELQQKLMEGDDRVPQSCFMTQPAQLADVSDHSCEQTCSFKENNFDDITAAKATEVVSSLGLIDEVSNHQKTSESITNSDMGKSSTANGFVACSFSQSCHDRIDNDEDWNLFAHGNEPVKILEELSPIDESSTDTQSDLCGSTEMNCTSLEGLARMQAEGQLDSIVCCGVRPKHMLLDMEIGDTATGTFTFDKTIDLAHPANFVSQEGRLESIVYDVLNNNAQRTASKNKSSVGPPDTTVIQSSLIDFTDNCPEDKKASDDNISPPNNVDWPYKLNSTIGYDICRSINNDEGSAEELVPQHQLYQSCSDKFNLSSVMPEISNAEESKKLSAGDQNSSATSLETDGRIQKPEFFVDEESIEEHAPKVLLSKRKIMSPTSQEKLCSALTGIDLCDGVQRLKSKIIIEDCGRTPISLPQPAHMQDRSMFCTDRRLKGRTSVSPTSKGVLKSTGSPPHQQTTCSCMRSSPVVLDTEKAVEFSQRQMHDMENIAAKLIRSLKHMKSIVDESLSTEAYSLLPNFNIAEIRAASEDALEVERTTRKWLSIMNKDCSRFCKILSLAKKNAVSHPEAPRKQRKITFADEAGGMLCHVKVFKDGQASLLSECHSDL from the exons ATGGATAGCGAACAAGATTGTCACGATGTATCTCTCAAGGATCTCAGAACTCAGTGTAAAGCTAAGAATCGGAAGACTTCAAAAATCACATTGGAAGGATGTGGCATTAAGAATCAGGCTAAAACAGAAGATGACATTGATCTTGATAAGCCTCTTACTGCATTGAAACAGAAGAGGCCAAAAACATCTCCTGCTAAAGCAAATATAAAGATGGATGCACTAAGATCTTCTCCATTTGCTGCGAAAGAGGAAGATACAACATCACAGAGAGACGAGATTCTTAGTTCTGCAAAGAGCTCCCTGCTCAAAGCAACAATGCAAGACCCAGTATTAGAGAAGCTTGGAAGGAGAGTTGCAGAACTGGAGCAGTCTAAAATTGTTATTG ATTGTACTGAAGAAATAGTTGGTGAGCGAATGTGTTGTGCTGAAGTGAACAATACAGCTGGAGCTCTAGTGAGCTGTGCAAAACCTGATGTACTTTGTGAAATaaaaactgaagatacaaattaCTCTGAATTTGTAACTTCTATTTGTTCCATAAAGAATCCTGAGCATTCATCCTTTGAGCTGCAACAAAAGCTGATGGAGGGTGATGACCGTGTGCCTCAATCTTGTTTCATGACCCAACCAGCTCAATTAGCCGATGTTTCTGATCATTCCTGCGAACAAACCTGCAGTTTCAAAGAAAACAATTTTGATGACATTACAGCTGCAAAGGCAACAGAGGTTGTTTCTTCGTTGGGTCTCATTGATGAAGTGAGCAATCATCAGAAAACATCTGAAAGTATAACTAATTCAGATATGGGTAAGTCTTCTACTGCAAATGGATTTGTGGCTTGTTCTTTCAGTCAGTCCTGCCATGATCGTATAGATAACGATGAGGACTGGAATTTATTTGCTCATGGGAATGAACCTGTAAAGATTTTGGAAGAGTTGTCTCCTATTGATGAGTCTAGCACAGATACTCAATCTGATTTATGTGGAAGCACAGAAATGAACTGCACTTCACTTGAGGGGCTTGCGCGGATGCAGGCTGAGGGCCAATTGGATTCAATAGTCTGCTGTGGTGTAAGACCAAAGCATATGTTACTAGATATGGAAATTGGAGATACAGCCACTGGTACATTCACCTTTGACAAGACTATTGACTTGGCTCATCCAGCCAATTTTGTTTCACAGGAGGGAAGGCTAGAAAGTATAGTATATGATGTTTTGAATAATAATGCACAAAGGACGGCCTCTAAAAATAAATCTTCTGTTGGACCCCCAGATACTACTGTGATTCAGAGCTCACTTATTGACTTCACTGACAACTGTCCTGAAGACAAAAAGGCTTCAGATGATAATATTTCACCTCCGAATAATGTGGACTGGCCTTATAAGTTAAATTCTACAATAGGCTATGACATTTGTAGATCTATTAATAATGATGAAGGATCAGCAGAAGAATTAGTGCCTCAACATCAGTTATACCAGTCGTGTAGTGATAAGTTCAACCTTAGCAGTGTCATGCCAGAGATCTCTAATGCTGAAGAATCAAAAAAATTATCTGCTGGAGATCAAAATTCTTCTGCTACCTCTCTGGAAACTGATGGGCGAATTCAAAAGCCAGAATTTTTTGTGGATGAAGAATCAATTGAAGAACATGCTCCAAAAGTATTACTGTCCAAGAGAAAG ATTATGTCACCGACGTCCCAGGAGAAGCTTTGCAGTGCTCTGACTGGTATTGATTTGTGTGATGGAGTCCAAAGATTGA AGAGCAAAATCATTATTGAAGATTGTGGCAGAACTCCAATATCATTGCCTCAGCCAGCACACATGCAAGACAGATCAATGTTCTGCACAGACAGGAGACTTAAGGGCAGGACTTCTGTCTCCCCTACAAGCAAAGGAGTTCTGAAGTCAACAGGATCCCCACCCCATCAACAGACAACTTGTTCTTGCATGAGAAGTTCACCAGTGGTCCTAGACACTGAGAAAGCTGTTGAGTTTTCACAAAGGCAGATGCATGATATGGAAAATATAGCTGCAAAGCTTATCAGGAGCTTGAAGCACATGAAAAGTATAGTGGACGAAAGTTTGTCAACAGAAGCATATTCTTTACTTCCTAACTTTAACATTGCCGAG ATCAGAGCAGCCTCTGAGGATGCATTAGAAGTGGAGAGGACTACGAGAAAATGGCTGTCGATAATGAACAAAGACTGCAGTCGCTTTTGTAAAATATTG AGCCTAGCAAAGAAGAATGCTGTTTCTCATCCTGAAGCACCAAGGAAACAAAGAAAAATAACGTTTGCAGATGAAGCTGGAGGAATGCTCTGTCATGTTAAGGTTTTTAAGGATGGACAAGCCTCTCTTCTTTCTGAATGCCATAGTGATTTATAG
- the LOC136529085 gene encoding deSI-like protein At4g17486 isoform X2 — protein sequence MSVMMLGSKKERNLSMRFQSGQKSSGNFRLFSKVQSASPPPGNTLVYLNVYDLTPVNGYVYWAGLGVFHSGIEVHGVEYAFGAHDYSVSGVFEVEPRQCPGFKFRKSICMGTTCLDPLQIREFMEIQLVNYNGDTYHLISKNCNHFCEDICKRLTGNLIPKWVNRLARMGAVCNCILPEPLKINAARHDPGCQAEDIERKMLTGSFSCFSSISLCQRHFSTSSLSRGSPTEGTSWDTKQSNSTRLKKS from the exons ATGTCAG TTATGATGTTGGGCTCAAAGAAGGAAAGGAATCTCAGCATGCGCTTTCAATCAGGCCAGAAATCTTCTGGTAATTTTCGTTTGTTTTCAAAAGTCCAATCTGCCAGCCCACCACCAGGGAATACGCTGGTTTATCTGAATGTGTATGATTTGACACCAGTAAACGGCTATGTTTACTGGGCTGGTCTAGGGGTATTTCATTCTGGCATTGAAG TTCATGGTGTGGAGTATGCATTTGGAGCACATGACTATTCGGTCAGTGGAGTTTTTGAGGTGGAACCTCGGCAGTGTCCTggtttcaaatttaggaaatcaATATGCATGGGAACTACTTGCCTGGATCCTCTCCAAATCAGAGAGTTCATGGAGATTCAGTTAGTAAATTACAATGGGGATACCTACCATTTGATAAGTAAAAACTGCAACCATTTCTGTGAGGATATCTGCAAAAGGTTGACAGGAAATTTAATTCCAAAATGGGTTAATCGTCTTGCTAGAATGG GTGCTGTTTGCAACTGCATTCTACCAGAGCCCCTGAAGATCAATGCAGCCCGTCATGACCCAGGTTGTCAAGCTGAAGATATTGAGAGAAAAATGCTGACAGGTTCCTTCAGttgcttctcttcaatctctctATGCCAAAGACATTTCTCAACGTCTTCGCTCTCCCGAGGTTCCCCCACGGAAGGCACTTCTTGGGATACCAAACAGTCAAATTCTACCCGATTGAAAAAGAGCTGA